The following proteins are co-located in the Apium graveolens cultivar Ventura chromosome 5, ASM990537v1, whole genome shotgun sequence genome:
- the LOC141724595 gene encoding putative sulfate transporter 3.5, with amino-acid sequence MEPDTKHNIVNTESENDHDALAKEEMTGYSDDHKVSFKSPRSFATVFKSGFKETLFPDDPFYFFKKEPTSSHRAKLALNYFVPASEWLPKYNLQLFKYDVLAGITIASLAIPQGISYAKLANIPPIIGLYSSFVPPLIYAVFGSSKYVAIGTLAASSMLISSTMEEKVSPIDNSDLYLGLVFTATLISGLLQLALGLLRLGILVDFLSHATITGFMGGTATLICLQQLKSIFGLKHFTTHTSIVDVLQAVFSQTDEWRWQSAVVGIIFLVFLLFTRYVKEKRPKLFWVSAIAPMVCVIVGCVFAYFAHAEKHGIQIVGELKRGLNPLSFKELNFDPKYISAPIRAGIITAFIALAEGIAIGRSFAIMNNEQTDGNKEMIAFGLMNIVGSFTSCYLTSGPFSKSAVNYNAGAKTAMTNVVMAFCMLLVLLFLAPLFKYTPLVTLSAIIISAVVGLIDYQKAFHLFKTDKFDFLICMAAFFGVIFISMEMGIMISVGIALARALLYVARPASCKLGNVSNSMSLYRDVEQYPGATGVPGMLLLQLGSPIYFANCSYLRDRISRYIRDEQDISNPEENETEYVLLDLGGVTSIDTTGVEVLFEIEKNINAKKMKMILINPRLAVMEKLILGKFIDKIGKDSVFLSIEDAVEACKFSLKTLKEINGVNT; translated from the exons ATGGAACCGGATACCAAACACAATATTGTGAACACGGAATCTGAGAATGATCATGATGCTTTAGCCA AGGAGGAGATGACAGGGTACAGTGATGATCACAAGGTGAGTTTTAAATCACCGAGAAGCTTTGCCACCGTCTTTAAATCCGGATTCAAGGAGACTTTATTTCCTGATGATCCATTCTACTTCTTCAAAAAAGAGCCTACTTCTTCACATCGCGCCAAATTAGCCTTAAATTATTTTGTACCAGCGTCGGAATGGTTGCCTAAATACAATTTACAATTGTTTAAGTATGACGTTCTTGCTGGAATTACCATTGCTAGCCTTGCTATTCCACAAGGCATTAGCTATGCCAAGCTTGCTAATATTCCCCCAATCATTGGCCTAT ATTCAAGCTTTGTCCCACCATTGATTTACGCGGTATTTGGTAGTTCAAAGTATGTTGCAATTGGAACTCTTGCAGCTTCATCTATGCTTATATCTTCTACAATGGAAGAAAAAGTGTCGCCCATAGATAATTCTGATTTGTATCTTGGTCTGGTATTTACTGCTACACTCATATCTGGCCTGCTTCAGTTAGCTTTGGGGCTGTTAAG ATTGGGGATTTTAGTAGATTTCCTGTCACATGCTACTATCACTGGTTTTATGGGAGGGACTGCAACATTAATCTGCCTACAACAATTAAAGAGCATTTTCGGATTAAAGCATTTCACAACCCATACCAGTATCGTTGACGTTCTGCAAGCTGTTTTCAGCCAGACAGATGAG TGGAGATGGCAGAGTGCAGTTGTGGGGATAATCTTCCTTGTTTTTCTTCTCTTCACTAGATATGTT AAAGAGAAAAGGCCAAAGTTGTTTTGGGTATCAGCAATAGCCCCAATGGTGTGTGTTATTGTCGGTTGTGTTTTCGCCTATTTCGCACATGCTGAGAAACATGGCATCCAAATT GTTGGTGAGTTGAAAAGAGGGCTCAATCCTCTATCCTTCAAAGAATTAAATTTCGATCCAAAATACATATCTGCACCTATAAGAGCCGGAATTATCACAGCTTTTATTGCTCTAGCA GAAGGAATAGCAATTGGCCGGAGTTTTGCTATAATGAATAATGAACAAACTGATGGAAACAAAGAGATGATTGCTTTTGGTCTCATGAACATAGTTGGATCTTTTACTTCTTGCTACTTGACTAGTG GACCATTTTCGAAATCAGCAGTGAACTATAATGCTGGTGCTAAAACAGCAATGACAAATGTTGTGATGGCCTTTTGCATGTTGTTGGTTCTTCTCTTCTTGGCTCCTCTTTTCAAATACACTCCACTTGTTACTCTTTCCGCTATTATAATATCAGCGGTGGTTGGACTCATCGATTATCAAAAAGCTTTCCACCTTTTCAAGACAGACAAGTTTGATTTTCTTATCTGCATGGCTGCATTTTTTGGTGTTATCTTCATTAGCATGGAGATGGGGATAATGATCTCG GTTGGAATTGCACTAGCAAGAGCACTTTTATATGTAGCAAGACCTGCTAGTTGCAAGCTTGGAAATGTATCAAACTCAATGTCGTTGTATCGTGACGTCGAGCAATATCCTGGTGCAACTGGAGTTCCAGGAATGCTGCTTTTACAACTTGGATCTCCTATATATTTTGCTAATTGTAGTTATCTAAGAGACAG AATTTCAAGATACATTAGAGATGAGCAAGACATCTCAAACCCTGAAGAAAATGAAACTGAATATGTTTTGTTGGATCTTGGAG GAGTTACATCAATTGACACAACAGGCGTGGAAGTTCTGTTTGAAATTGAAAAGAACATAAATGCCAAGAAGATGAAG ATGATTTTGATAAACCCTAGACTGGCGGTCATGGAAAAGTTAATTCTTGGAAAATTCATAGACAAGATTGGGAAGGACTCAGTTTTCCTTTCAATTGAAGATGCAGTCGAAGCATGCAAATTTTCCCTCAAAACTCTCAAGGAAATAAATGGTGTTAATACATAG
- the LOC141724596 gene encoding pseudo histidine-containing phosphotransfer protein 2-like — MDCDRMLEQIAETKERLFKEGYLNNNFVVLENFEKKHGSEFFVKGALASYFETSAEILTNLEQELKKDPLDILILQNLLFRVREHSVSVGANKVLIKVNQLELCMGSRNTQRWQDALQELKLVHERFKNRMELYFEMMECEPPFEIEDDPGFEDGESTDEE; from the exons ATGGACTGTGATCGAATGCTTGAACAGATTGCCGAGACCAAGGAACGCCTGTTTAAAGAG GGTTACCTAAATAATAACTTTGTTGTATTGGAAAACTTTGAAAAGAAACATGGTTCGGAGTTCTTTGTGAAAGGAGCGCTAGCCTCTTACTTTGAGACGTCTGCAGAGATTCTCACAAATCTGGAACAAGAATT AAAGAAGGATCCTCTTGATATTCTTATTCTGCAAAATTTACTTTTTCGGGTCAGAGAGCATTCCGTCAG TGTTGGAGCTAATAAAGTGCTCATAAAGGTAAATCAATTGGAACTGTGCATGGGTAGCAGAAATACTCAAAG GTGGCAGGATGCTTTGCAGGAGTTGAAGCTTGTTCATGAAAGGTTTAAGAACAGAATGGAGCTGTATTTTGAG ATGATGGAGTGTGAACCACCTTTTGAAATTGAAGACGATCCCGGGTTTGAGGATGGAGAAAGTACTGATGAGGAGTAG